AGTTGAGCAGGCCTGACCTCGCTGCAGTCCCTGACCTGGCTCAGCATTTCAATGGCCTGTTTCCCGCTGGCGTATCCGCGCACGGAATGCAGTATCTAAATCTCGACGTGAAAGCGGGCAACGGAGAACCTGCTACGGAGCTAATCTGGGAATATGTGCGTCGTGCCCATTTTCCTGACCGGCCTTCGCGCTTCACAGCAACGTGCGCGTGGAGAGATCTGGATGAGGCCCGAGCATGGCGATCACGGGCCGGTATGCCCAATGCGAAGATTTGGACGTTGGGGGCGGCAGAGGGATTTATCGCGAATATGAGCCTCCTGCATGTCGGTACATCTACCCTGCGGGCGTCTCAGTTCGCGCACGCTTACTGGGCCGGTGAACAGGGTCCCGAGTTGGACGGAATGCCTCCGCCCTGCTGGGAGGTGTTGCTATGTGGCCCGATCACTGTCGGCGATGAAGTATAGGAAAATTCGGGAGCCGACGTGGAGAGCGCGGAATGAAGCTTGTTGACGCGGTTTACACGGTAGTGTCCGGCGCATCGATGCCGGTCACGCCGCAACACATTCGAGACGAGATCAAGCGTCGATACCCGGAACTCTACGGAACGGACGCTGCAAAGCGAAATGTTGAAAGGCGAAACTTCAACGACCTCGATCACGCTCTGCTTTCGCCGATTTACAAAATTTGCACGAAGGACGATCGCTACTTTGTCGATCGATCCACTAAGCCATTCAGCGTATCTTTGGCGTCAATTTCTGCGGTTGAGGACGCGTTGGACAGCGACGTAGGCGAAGATTTCGAGCAAGAGGTGGGAACGTTGTATGTTCTCTCGACCGGCGTTTATACGCGTGATGGGAAAGCTATCGTGAAGATCGGCTTCACGACCCAAGAGCTTTCGCTGCGCATTAAGCAACTCTACACGACCGGCGCTATGTTTCGCTTCGAACCCGTCGTGTCGTATGAAGTGAGGGGATACGACCTGTTGGAGCAAGCCTTGCATCGCTTGCTCGCGCCGTTTCGACTCAACGAGGCACGGGAGTTCTTTACCGACGAGGTGCTACCGTTTGTTGAGGACGTTGTGAATGTTCACCGACGTATCCAGGGGGCCCGGTCTACGGCCTCTCGTTCATAGGAAAATTCATGGCGCTTGCATTTGATCCAGGCCAGACAGTACGTCTCATCCGTGAGGCCTTTGATGACGAGACGGGATACAGCTTTCCCGCTGGTTCCGTATGCGAGTTCGCGCAATCCTTGGGCGGGGCCCGATGTGTCGTGGAAATCGACAAAGCGCTCGGTGACCCATTGGATCATGGTTGGACTCCGGTGGTCGTCGACATTGAAATTCTGGAAGCGATCTGAGCAAGGAAAATCGGAAAACGAGATGGACGACGAGAGTGTTCGCTACGGAGGTTGGATGGATGTGAACGGACAATAGAGTTCGACACAAAACAATAGTCTTTGACACGAGACAATAGAGTCTGACACAAGCATGCGTGCCGCTTACATGGCTGCGTCGAGCGCCCTGCATCCGACCGGGTTCGGCCAGGAGGAGACACTCGACGCAACCACCTGAATCGTCGACAATCATCGACAAGAACTGTGTCTAGGTTGACCGAGGCGGCATACACCATGATGGACAAGAATAAAGGAGGACCGGGTGACGCAAACAATCGGTGAACTTCCCGAATCGGTTTACTCCGAAATTCGCGATGCATGTGAAGCCGGAGATGCTGACGCAAAAAGACGAGAATACGAATCGGCGATCGGCCACTACAGCAGAGCGTGGCAACTAATTCCAGATCCGAAAAATGCGTGGAACGCCTCGACGTGGATTCTTGGCGCGATTGCCGATGCGTGCTACTTGGGTGGGTTCTTAACGTCTGCAGAAGACGCGTTGCAATACGCGATGACCTGTCCGAACGGAATCGGCAATCCCTTCTTGCACCTTCGTTATGGGCAGGTGTCTTTGGATAAAGGCGACGAGGCGCTCGCGGCAGATGAACTAATGCGTGCCTATATGGGAGCCGGTGTCGAGATCTTCGCGAACGAAGACGACAGGTATCTAGCCTTTCTTAAAATGCATGCCACTATCTAGCAGTTGGATTTTTCACGGTGGCTGCGCCCGAAAATGTTGACAATCGTATGCATGCAAGCAGATTGAATGGCCGTTTTTGGATGTGTTAGGTGGCCGCTCGGGGTCGTCCTGCGCCGGTCGTCGTCGGGCTGAGGTCGGCCACAAGCGGTCGCTCGACAGATGTGGCTAGATTGCTGACAATCCCGAGACGGCAGGTAGGTGATTTACTCCGAGTAAGCGCCAATAGCCAATGGAAGGACGAAGGACATTTCAACTCAATCTACGGTTTCGACGTCAATGAACTCACTATCTTGGGACGATATTTTTGTCGATGCGGCACAACTTGATTTCGGGAATCTCTTGGCGCAGTGGCCGCGCTCGGTCAACGGTCAGGTTAGGCCGATAGGGGCATCCGTCTTCGGCGACCTATTCTTTGAGCAGCGGTCAGGGAAGGTTGAGAAAATTGATGTGTTGGAGGGCGGACTTCACCCTCTTGCAGACAGCTTCAGGGAATTCTCAGCGCTGATGAATTCCCGCGACTGGCAGGAGCAGCACCTTCTGACTGAGGGTGTTGCTTTGTTGAAAGACAAGGGAGTAACCCGAGCCGTCGGTCAGTTCTTCGGATTTGCTCCGCACCCTTCCCTCGCGGGAAGGATAGTTTGGTCAACTGTGATGCCGCTCGACGCAGTCGTTTGGAACTCGATTTGCGCACAAATTTTGTCTGGTCGTAGCTGAGCCCTTTCGCAGAATGGCTCTTGCGACCACCGGAGTGTGAGCATGTGTTTGCCGTGGTGCGATATTTCCTCGTCGATTCCGACATGAGCCGTATTTCAGGCGATAGTCAGTCCACGCTCTGGGCCCTGAACGGCCGCTTTAGCATGATCCAAGACCGGATTGGGTCCCGAACTCAGTCGGAGACGTCGAGCGGTAATCGGCCAGATGTGGAGATTAGTCCAGTGGGGCGAGCGCATCCAGTCCATCCGGAAAGCCTGACGCTCCATTGAGTTTCGTAATGTTCCATTTTGTCGGGTCGTCCCACTCGTAATCCATTCGATAGGAAAACCGGGAGTTGGCACGAAGGAGGCCGACACAGAACTTCCTCCCGTTGTTCGATAACGCGTCGCGCAGTTGAGTTCCGATGCGCATGATGCCGTCAATGAAATCGCGATGCTGCGTCGTGGAGATTAACTGAACGCCGCTCGTCGTAGCGTAGGAGGCCCGGACACCATGCTGAAAATCGCTCGGCGCGTCAAAGCGAATATAGACCTCGCTCCAACCCGAAAACGTAATCTGCATTTGGCCGATGACATGTTTAGCTAGCGCAATTACGAGTTCTGTCGCGTGATCGTTCATTGACTTTGTCTTGGCGTGGAATCCAAAGCGAAGCGTAATTTGGGGAGGGGTCAGTCGTCAACAATGGCCGTGCAAAAAGCAGGATGAAACGGCCGCTTTCGGGAGAAACGACTGTCGCCTTGGGGTCGGGTATTGTCCTTCGGCGGTTGGCGCAGACTGGCTCTCCCTTCACTTGAAAGGAGAGTCGTCATGGAAGCGACTGTCAACAGCAACGCGCCACGCGTGCCGTGGAACAAAGACAAACTCACCGGCCAGAAGTCGCCGCTGAAGCTCAGGGAAATCTGGGCTATTCGAATCCGCCTGCAACTAGGGGCGAAAACTCGTGATCTGGCGATGTTCAATCTGGCGATAGACAGCAAGCTGCGAGCGTGCGACCTGACGAAGCTGCGGGTACGCGACATCTGCCTGGGCACTCGCGTAGCTTCCCGGGCGACTGTCATGCAACAGAAAACTCAGCGACCGGTGCAATTCGAGATTACAGAGCAAACGCGGGATAGCGTGGAAAGCTGGATCAGGTCAGCAGGGCTGTCTCCCTCAGACTTCCTGTTCCCGGGCCGCATTCACGCGTCGCCCCACCTTTCGACCCGCCAGTATGCAAGGATCGTCCATCGTTGGGTGAAATCGATCGGACTTGACGACACGGCCTACGGCACGCACACCATGCGTCGAACGAAAGCGTCGCTGATTTACCGCCGTACCAAGAATCTCAGAGCCGTACAGTTACTGCTTGGCCATACAAAACTTGAGAGTACGGTCCGATATCTCGGCATCGAGGTTGACGACGCCCTCGAGATGGCCGAACAAACGGAGGTCTGACCGGCAGTTCGCCGGACAGATTGACGCTGTCCGGCCAGGAAGAGTCAATCGACATGGAGGCGTGGATCGTTGACAATCCGAAGTCAGCCATCTAACCAAAGCATTTATCGCAATGCCATGATTTCAATACCTGCCAATGGAATTCTCCTCCGGGACTTTCGACGGGATGACTTATCGCAGTATCAGATCCTCCGAAGTGATCCGAAATTTCAGCGCTTTTATAGCGAAGAGGATTCTGCGCCAGACAAGGCCAAAGAACTCCTCCGCATGTTCATTTCACAACGCGACGAAGCACCGAGGACGAAGTATCAACTGGCGGTTGTGTCGGACTCTGGTGACCTAATGGGCTCCTGCGGCATTCGAATTGAATCACCCGGACACGCATCGATCGGTTGCGAGTTAGGGCGGCGATGGCATGGGACGGGCGCTGCACGCTACGCCGTGGACGCCCTGTTGGAGTTCGGATTCCTCGAACTGGCAGTTCAGCGAATCTTCGCGGAAACGATTTCGGAGAACAAGGCAGCAATAAGACTCTGCAAAACCGTTGGAATGCGCGTCGAATCAGAACATGTCAATGATCGGCACTTCAAGGGCCGGGAGTGGACTACGACAGTCCTCGCCATCAGTCGGAACGAGTGGCAGGTCGATCATGCTCGGCGCGAACCTCGCCAGGGGCGTCATCCCAATGGCAGTTTTTTGAAATTGTAAATACCGCATTCGAGTGGCACACAGTCTGTCGCGTCGTGCAGACGTCGGCCGGTTTGAGACATTCGACGCAGCCGCGCCAATCGTTGACAATAGCGGGCCGCCAGATGTGTTCGTCGATGAAAAAGCCTGCGGCAGCTGAATTCAAAGCGACGATTCGGACCTTACCGTACGCCGTCCATTGAGAACATTTCCCCGGAAGAACACTATGACGTCTCTAAGTTATGAAGCAGCAGGAGTTGATTACGGTGTGATCGATCCGCTAAAAATCGCCGCACAGGAAGCGGCGAAAAGCACTGCGGGAAATTTGACGCGTCATGGCTTCCGGGAACTAGAAGAATCCAGAGGGGAGTCTGCGTACGTGGTCGATACAGGATCGCTCTTGATCGCATCGATTACAGAATGCCTCGGGACGAAAATTCTGATAACAGATGAGGTCTACCGGGCGACCGGGAAAAGCCACTACGCGGCGATAGCGCAAGACACGCTCGCAATGGCCATCAACGATCTCGTGACCGTCGGTGCGACGCCTGTTTCTGCTCATGCGTACTGGGCGGCAGGTGGCAACGAGTGGTTTGCCGATGCCAGACGAGCAAATGACCTGGTTCAGGGGTGGAAGGCAGCGTGCGACTACTGCGGAGTAGCATGGGGCGGAGGGGAAACCCCGAATCTATCCGGGGTCGTCGTTGATGGTCGTATCGACCTCGCTGCTTCTTGCGTTGGTATCGTTGCAAGCCGCGAACGCTTGACGCTGGGAAAGAACCTCGCCATCGGCGATGCGATCGTATTGCTGGGATCGAGCGGGATTCATTCCAACGGCGTCTCACTTGCGCGCACTCTCGCGGCCTCCCTTCCCGGGGGATACGCCACGCCGATTGAAGATGGGCGTACGTTTGGAGAAGCGCTACTGGACCCAACGGTGCTCTATTCGACCGTGACGGAGGCGATTTTCAAAGCGGGGATTCTCCCGAAGTATTCGGCAAACGTAACAGGTCACGGTTGGCGAAAACTCATGCGCCATGCTGGCGACTTTTCTTACGACATTCATAGCATTCCACCCGTTCCCGCTGTGTTGAAGTTCATCTGTTCAGCGGGAAAGCTAGACGTCAGAGAGGCATACAGCACGCTGAACATGGGTGCTGGTTTTGCTATTTTCACGGCTCCCGAAGATGCACCTCGTGTCGTAGCGATTGCAGAAAGTCTAGGCGTCACGGCCCTCGAAGCGGGCCGTGTCGAAGCTGGACCAAAGCGCCTCCGGATCAAGCCTTTGGATATCGAGTTTGCAGGCTCCGAACTGACAGTGAGAGCGTAGTTGACCATCTGAGGGGTGGTAGCGACTGGCGCGAGGTGATTAGCCTATGATCCACCGGGCGGCTCTGCAGGTCCGCTGTCTGAATGACCGGTATGTGGCAGCGCAAAGGTCCGCTCAGGGTCGGACTCAGCCGGTCGCGTCGGGCGGTAGCCGGCCAGGAACGGCCGGTCGACTCCCACGGCCGAATCGTCGACAATCGTTCAATGCCACCTCTACCAATACATACGACCGCCGGTGCCCCATGCGACTAAAAATATCGAGGATCGGGCGTGGGTTTGCAGGAGCCATAGTTGCGCTTACAGCGACTTCAGCAGTTGCGCAGCTAGCTGGGCAATGGCTATGGGAGACACCGCCCACGGACTGCTCAAACGGACGTGGAGTCTCGTTCAATCTCGTTCGAGATGGTTCCGCCCTGTCGGGAACGTGGGAGGAATTTTCTACCAAAGTTAACGGTGGAAGACTTTCTGGCGTGATGCTGGACGATCGTTCGGCGCTCGTGAGCATATGCGACGAATCTGGGAACGGCCTATATCCCTCTTGCCCAGACTATGGACGAGAATTTCGATATCTGACGCTGCGTCGAGGAGAACTCTGGGTCTTCGCGAATAAGAGAAATCAGAATGTCGAGCACGCGCAATTCATCCCCTACTTAACTTTGGCACCGGATACGCTGCGTCAACGCGCCCTCGGTCACGAGCGGCTGGCAGCGATAATCCGTAAAAATGGTGGGACCCTGGACGGGCTATTCTGCAACGAAACCGCGTGGCCTCGATACATTGGTGGAAATCCTGGTGATGATCGGCCCATCGCAATCGACATACCGAAAGCAATGTCCGGATACTGAGCAGCCGGTTGATGGCTGTTGATAGCGGCCAGGACCGGCCGGTCGGCGTTGCCCTGTAGATCGTCAACAGTCACCGGACGAGTAAGAGCCCGTTACATTTCGGGCCAACGTTCGAGTCAACGGGCCACGCCCTCTGACGTTCCTAGACATACGTATGGCTGGCTTTGTCAAACGTCTTGCAGCCTATCGACACGGCCGCAAATGGAGATTCCACGTGTATCGATCAAGTCGTGTCGCATGCTCTCTGCTGGTGTTTCTAGGTGCGGTATCAGTGTCAATTGCCTCGGCCGAAACACAGGGTCTCAAGTCTATTCCGCCCGATTCAGGCATCGGGGCCATGCCAGAGCGTGAGCTTGTAAATACCCCCGTACCTTTAGTGCAGAAAGGACGACTGGACATTGAGACCCGGTCGGGCGACTTTAAGTTACCGGTTGCGGTATCGCGGGATTGGACCAAGCCACAGGACGATGTTACCCGTGCCGTCATCGTGATCCCTGGCTGGCCGCGGCGGGATCTTCGCTCAGGAGAGCACGCCGCAGAAGTGGCGGGAGCCGCAGCGCGCACAACTGTCATAGTCACGCCTCAGTTTTTGACGGCGCGAGATGTCACCGCACACAATTTAGCGGACAACGTTCTCAGATGGGGTGAGGACGACTGGAAGGTAGGAAATCTATCTCAGGACACGGCGGCGATCAGTTCATTTCAAGTCGTCGATGAGATTTTCCACCGGTTGGCGGATCGTGCGATATTTCCGAACCTCAACACTATTGTGCTTGCCGGGCATTCAGCAGGGGGGCAATTTGTTCAGCGCTATGCAGTTCTTGGAAGAGGCGAATCTGATCTTGGGGACGCCCGGGTCCATGTCCGGTATGTAGTAGCAAACCCTGCGACGTACCTTTATCTGACAGACGAGCGCCCCGATTCCAACGGGGACTTTGCGCCTTTCAACGCAGCTTCGTGTCGAGCGTTCAATCGATGGAGTTACGGTCTGCAAGCTGGCATCCCTGCCTATTCGCCTCGACCGGGTTCAATCGATGAACTCAAGACACGTTACCTCCGACGCGACATCATCTATCTCCTCGGGACCGCAGACAACGCTCCAGACGGGGACGGCCAGGATCAGTCATGCGCTGCCGAGGCGCAGGGTGCGAGCCGTTATGCCCGTGGACAAGCTTTTGATGCCTACGTGCACATACTTGATCCCCACACAACGCAGCGAGTTTACGAGGCTCGTGGGATTGGGCATTCCAGCTACCGAATGTTCTCATCGCTGTGCGGGCAGGCGGCATTGTTCGATAAGCCGGGTTGCGACTCGGCATCGGAATGACCGCTTCGGAGAATCGTGGTTGTCCCTTGTGGGTCGACTACGGCCGGTCGCGTCAGACGGAGCGTCAATCGAGCGCGTCAATGGAAGATTAGGTGCTTGATGGCGCGATGCCGCCGCTACTGGGTTGTGTCAAACTCTTCTGTCGCAAGATGCCTATGCGAATTGAGTTGGGCTGTGTTTGTGTCGAACTCTATTTCGTCTGGCAGTGACGCGCGCGTCGCTAGGTGGCTGATTTTATTGTCTGCGTTGTGTCAAACTCTATTGTTCGTTCACAATGGATCAGAATCGTGACCTCGCGCAGAAACTTGGAGAAGCGATCTGGGCGTTCGCTCTTGTCGAGCGGGCCACGTATCGTTACATGAAGAAGCTGTCCAGCGACACGCTCGATGTGCTCATGGCCGACCAGTCGATACCCGTGCGAATCCGAGTCATTAAGCAATTGATAGCTCGCGCGGATGGGCCTGAGTCGATGAAGCAGCTTGCGTACAAGTGTGTAAAGGCGATCAGCGAGCTATCGGAGGAACGCAACCTGTTCGCACACAATCCCTTTCACACGTGGATCGACTTCGATGCGCGTGAGTTCGTGCATGAGATCGAGAAGGTCACAGACGCTTCCCAGGTCAAGTCACTCGGCGAAATGGAAGCGTTCACGCAAAAGTCGCTGACGCTGGCAGAGGAATTCGAAGATGCGTTGTCGCACCTGACGTACCAAGGGAACGCTCGGTCAGCTTAAAAAGGAAAACAATGCGCAAAGCATTTGCGAAAGTGGTCGTTATTGCATTGCCTGTCCTAATAATTTCGACACCGCTGCGGGTGTCGGCAGGTTTGTTCGAACCCGACGATTACAGTGGTTGCATACTCGAAAAGATGCCCGGCGTGCAGAATGACCTTTCAGCGGGCGCGATCGCTAACGAATGCAACCAACGGTTCCCGAACTGGAAAGAGGCTCATCGGCGTAGCGGCTTCTTTGCAGCGTACCATTCAGGCAGTGCTTGTTTTGCCGAAAAGAGCAGGGCCACGGGCAGTGAAATGGCAGCAAGGTTGATTTATTTCGCCTGCCACAATCTCTATGATCCGGCCGCGTTCGATCCGGAGTCAGCGCAGCCAGTGCAGTGATGACTATTTCATGCAGGAAAATTGATCGGCGCAGTGCCGGCGCTGGAAAACAGGAGGCGATATGGGCAAGGTTCTGTACGTGTACGAGTGCGCCGAATGCCGCAAGCGCGGCGAGCAACGCCTCGATGGAGACTCGCACGACGGTGAGGCTTCTACGTGTGCTTCCTGTGGCGCGCCCGTGACGCTGGAGTGGGATGGCGGCGTTGTTCTGGAGACGCCGCAGACTATCGCAGCTGACGCGATTGCGCGCGCCCGCGAGCGCAAGTGACAAGTACAGGAAAACGCTGCGAAGCGCGGCTGGAATTAAAACAACTTGTGGGAATGGCTGAAGTGAGAGACGAAGAAGAAATTCCGATCGACGATCTGCTGAAAAAATATCCGACCGATCCGGGCGTGGTTGCGCTCTATGGCCGCTACTACAGGACATGTCATGTCACACAAAAAAGTTCGATTCTTGGCATCTATGGTGTGATGTTGCGTTGGTTTGGTTTTTCAGGTTTTGTTATATTTCAACGGGTAAGGCGGCCGACTTATCCACAGGATATTCACATTTTCAGGCATTTCCTGTTGCGTGACCGCACCACGGGCGTTTGTTGCGTCGATGTCTATCCGGAGACGCAACGGGATAGATCGTGGCAGCGGGTTATTGCCAGCCTCAGTGTTGCGTTCCTGCCAGCACCTAGTACATCTTTGACTTCACACCCAATTCCCACAGCATGTCGATGTTCCTGAGATACGTCGCGACGTTCTCAGCCGAACTGTGGATGATCGAATGTTCGTGTCCGTCAGCGCTGTCGATTTTCGCAGACCACGGGTCTTCCAGACACTGGCAGATGCCGTCGATATCGTCGCGATATTGCCTCAAGGTTTCCGGGTCCCAAGTGCGCACAACGTCAGATGCCAGGAGCACCGAGAGCGTGCCTTTCCGTTCGCCGATATACCGCACCGGTGTGAGCAGTCCACTGATGTAGAGCACCATAATCGCGTCAATCACGCGATCGTCGTGATCCTCGTCCCAGATGATGGCGAAGTCGAGGAACGCGCAACGTGCAAGCGTGTTCATGGACTCGTCGTGCCAGACTGGCGCCCGCAGGACAGAGTAGTGAGTTCCCTTGCCGAGATTGCCCACGGGGCGCGTTTCATCGTGCAGGGTCTGGAAGAAGGGGCAATAGGACATGTGATACTCCTTTCGGGAGAGAGGCGGTTTCCACCGCGGAGCCGCAGCCATTTCGTGGCTGAGGGGATCACGCAAACATTGTCACACCTACCAGACAGTCATAGAGATTTTGTTTTTCCCCGACGCTTCGGGTTTTCCGCCGGCATTGGCGACACAGTCGATTCGGGTATTGCGCCAAGCTCGGCAAGTTTGTCCCGTGCATCGCGATACTGTTCATAGAACCTCGCCCACTTGCTAAAGCCACCGAGTTCGCCAACGGCACGTAGCATTGCAAGGTGGGAAGCGGTCAGCAATTGCACGGTGGCTTCGAGTTCTGCAATCCTGATGTCCTTGTCGGCGAGTGAAGCCGCGGTATCGGCGCCGGACCGTTTCGCAACGCGGCCGCGCCAACGTCGGTACTCGCTCTGTCGCCGCTGATATTCAGCGAGCAGCTT
Above is a window of Paraburkholderia megapolitana DNA encoding:
- a CDS encoding GIY-YIG nuclease family protein encodes the protein MKLVDAVYTVVSGASMPVTPQHIRDEIKRRYPELYGTDAAKRNVERRNFNDLDHALLSPIYKICTKDDRYFVDRSTKPFSVSLASISAVEDALDSDVGEDFEQEVGTLYVLSTGVYTRDGKAIVKIGFTTQELSLRIKQLYTTGAMFRFEPVVSYEVRGYDLLEQALHRLLAPFRLNEAREFFTDEVLPFVEDVVNVHRRIQGARSTASRS
- a CDS encoding tyrosine-type recombinase/integrase; translation: MEATVNSNAPRVPWNKDKLTGQKSPLKLREIWAIRIRLQLGAKTRDLAMFNLAIDSKLRACDLTKLRVRDICLGTRVASRATVMQQKTQRPVQFEITEQTRDSVESWIRSAGLSPSDFLFPGRIHASPHLSTRQYARIVHRWVKSIGLDDTAYGTHTMRRTKASLIYRRTKNLRAVQLLLGHTKLESTVRYLGIEVDDALEMAEQTEV
- a CDS encoding GNAT family N-acetyltransferase is translated as MISIPANGILLRDFRRDDLSQYQILRSDPKFQRFYSEEDSAPDKAKELLRMFISQRDEAPRTKYQLAVVSDSGDLMGSCGIRIESPGHASIGCELGRRWHGTGAARYAVDALLEFGFLELAVQRIFAETISENKAAIRLCKTVGMRVESEHVNDRHFKGREWTTTVLAISRNEWQVDHARREPRQGRHPNGSFLKL
- a CDS encoding AIR synthase related protein, yielding MTSLSYEAAGVDYGVIDPLKIAAQEAAKSTAGNLTRHGFRELEESRGESAYVVDTGSLLIASITECLGTKILITDEVYRATGKSHYAAIAQDTLAMAINDLVTVGATPVSAHAYWAAGGNEWFADARRANDLVQGWKAACDYCGVAWGGGETPNLSGVVVDGRIDLAASCVGIVASRERLTLGKNLAIGDAIVLLGSSGIHSNGVSLARTLAASLPGGYATPIEDGRTFGEALLDPTVLYSTVTEAIFKAGILPKYSANVTGHGWRKLMRHAGDFSYDIHSIPPVPAVLKFICSAGKLDVREAYSTLNMGAGFAIFTAPEDAPRVVAIAESLGVTALEAGRVEAGPKRLRIKPLDIEFAGSELTVRA
- a CDS encoding alpha/beta hydrolase; translation: MSIASAETQGLKSIPPDSGIGAMPERELVNTPVPLVQKGRLDIETRSGDFKLPVAVSRDWTKPQDDVTRAVIVIPGWPRRDLRSGEHAAEVAGAAARTTVIVTPQFLTARDVTAHNLADNVLRWGEDDWKVGNLSQDTAAISSFQVVDEIFHRLADRAIFPNLNTIVLAGHSAGGQFVQRYAVLGRGESDLGDARVHVRYVVANPATYLYLTDERPDSNGDFAPFNAASCRAFNRWSYGLQAGIPAYSPRPGSIDELKTRYLRRDIIYLLGTADNAPDGDGQDQSCAAEAQGASRYARGQAFDAYVHILDPHTTQRVYEARGIGHSSYRMFSSLCGQAALFDKPGCDSASE